In Proteus vulgaris, one DNA window encodes the following:
- a CDS encoding fimbria/pilus outer membrane usher protein, whose product MNNPKYLSILIFLGMQHYAQDLYAEGFDTSLLVGKSKNGDISRFYIDDKVPEGKQLVDVYVNQAWKGQFEINVLGANAGISIETEDVNKLGLNLSLSAKQKITEQKTILINELAKNVTTTLDINRLRLDISAPQISIKQSEMGYVDPSYWEQGISALILSYNLNYYNYKEKKGNKSNNENFFANLNSGINLGAWQFRDESNYSYYSHGKSEWKNNTRYVYKALSQITAGLTIGDFYTPAALFTSISFRGASLATEMGMLPNSSQGFAPIIRGIAQTNALVSVYQNENLVFQENVPPGEFSFRDIQPTAGGGDLLVVVQEADGRRESFTVPFSAVPDMLKEGVYRYNVMLGESRINNTDYRAKFAQGEFHYGLNNLVTVYAGGIVSEDYYSALIGSGWNFKFGAISADITHASADLQIGKKTGQSFRLAYSKYMDATLTNLTLAAYRYSTRDYYSFVDSIYSHDNYQAWKDYQNDLAKQQGNNNTISDLDLTTFDALRGSRAKNTFTINLNQYLGGQRGVIFLSGTHRNYWNTTNSNREYQLGYSNNYNDIAYNLSVSKLRNYDNKEETRYYLNVSIPVSFFDKRANLNTSIYAADSRYQQSTLSLSGTAGKDDLVNYTLTGSNQTGGNNLVGANVSYRHPYSTLSASYTEANDYRQGGLGTRGTVVAIPNHIAFSGDTGKTYTIIEAPMANNMMVNGHKATLTNHQGVVLVANSIPYRTNIYTLTNTELPSNAEVVGNITHVTPYLGAVNYLSLETDQRQTFIIRASLDNGESLPFGTEVFNNKKQAIGYVGQSGVLYLKSDTLPSSVSIKINETGKIECVISHLINTMDKNRNICR is encoded by the coding sequence GTGAATAATCCAAAATACCTCTCAATCCTTATTTTTTTAGGAATGCAACATTATGCTCAAGATCTGTATGCAGAGGGATTTGATACATCTTTATTAGTAGGAAAATCAAAAAACGGGGATATTTCACGATTTTATATAGATGATAAAGTGCCTGAAGGGAAACAACTTGTTGATGTCTATGTTAATCAAGCATGGAAAGGGCAATTTGAAATAAATGTTCTTGGTGCTAATGCAGGGATAAGCATTGAAACAGAAGATGTAAATAAGCTCGGTTTAAATTTATCTTTATCAGCCAAACAAAAAATAACAGAACAAAAAACGATTTTAATTAACGAGCTTGCAAAAAATGTTACTACAACATTAGATATTAATCGGTTAAGACTTGATATCAGTGCACCTCAGATTTCTATTAAACAATCTGAAATGGGATATGTTGATCCCAGTTATTGGGAGCAAGGTATCTCGGCGCTGATCTTATCCTATAATTTAAATTACTATAACTACAAAGAGAAAAAAGGAAATAAAAGTAATAACGAAAATTTCTTTGCCAATCTTAATTCAGGTATTAATTTAGGAGCATGGCAATTTAGAGATGAATCTAACTATTCCTACTATTCTCACGGGAAAAGCGAGTGGAAGAATAATACCCGCTATGTGTATAAAGCGCTAAGTCAGATAACTGCCGGATTAACGATTGGTGACTTTTATACACCTGCGGCACTCTTTACCAGTATTTCATTTAGAGGGGCATCATTAGCGACAGAAATGGGAATGCTACCCAATTCAAGCCAAGGATTTGCACCTATTATTCGGGGTATTGCTCAAACCAACGCATTAGTCAGTGTTTATCAAAATGAAAATTTAGTTTTTCAAGAAAATGTGCCTCCTGGTGAGTTTTCTTTTCGAGATATTCAACCCACAGCAGGTGGCGGTGATCTATTAGTGGTTGTTCAAGAAGCCGATGGAAGAAGAGAGTCTTTCACGGTGCCATTTTCAGCCGTTCCCGATATGCTAAAAGAAGGGGTATATCGCTATAATGTGATGCTAGGCGAATCACGTATTAACAATACGGATTATCGAGCTAAATTTGCACAAGGTGAATTTCATTATGGCTTAAATAATTTAGTAACTGTATATGCAGGAGGAATTGTCAGCGAAGATTATTATTCAGCATTAATAGGGAGTGGTTGGAATTTTAAATTTGGCGCAATCTCTGCGGATATAACTCATGCAAGCGCAGATTTACAAATCGGTAAGAAGACAGGGCAAAGCTTTCGTCTGGCATATAGCAAATATATGGATGCCACATTAACAAATTTAACACTGGCGGCTTATCGTTATTCAACTCGTGATTATTATAGTTTTGTTGATTCTATTTACTCGCATGACAATTACCAAGCTTGGAAAGATTATCAAAACGATCTCGCTAAACAGCAGGGAAATAATAATACTATTTCTGATTTAGATTTAACAACCTTTGATGCATTAAGAGGATCTCGAGCAAAAAATACGTTTACTATTAATCTTAACCAATATTTAGGTGGTCAGAGAGGTGTTATTTTTCTTTCAGGCACGCATCGAAATTATTGGAATACAACTAACAGTAATCGAGAGTATCAATTAGGATATTCAAATAACTATAACGATATTGCTTATAATCTTTCTGTATCCAAATTAAGGAATTACGATAATAAAGAAGAAACACGTTATTACTTAAATGTCAGTATCCCTGTTTCATTTTTCGATAAAAGAGCAAACCTAAATACCTCTATTTACGCGGCAGATTCACGCTATCAGCAATCTACATTAAGTTTAAGTGGAACGGCAGGTAAAGATGATTTAGTCAATTATACTTTAACAGGTTCAAATCAAACGGGTGGGAATAATTTAGTCGGTGCGAATGTGAGTTATCGCCACCCTTATAGCACACTTTCCGCTTCTTATACTGAGGCAAATGATTATCGTCAAGGTGGATTAGGGACAAGAGGAACCGTTGTTGCTATTCCTAATCATATTGCATTTTCAGGAGATACTGGAAAAACCTATACCATTATTGAAGCACCAATGGCAAATAATATGATGGTGAATGGACATAAAGCAACCTTAACTAATCATCAAGGCGTTGTCTTGGTAGCAAATAGCATTCCTTATCGTACAAATATTTATACATTAACCAATACTGAACTTCCATCAAATGCTGAAGTTGTTGGAAATATTACGCATGTTACTCCTTATTTAGGTGCAGTTAATTATCTTTCATTAGAAACGGATCAACGCCAAACTTTTATTATTAGAGCTTCTTTAGATAATGGTGAAAGTTTACCTTTTGGAACAGAAGTTTTTAATAATAAGAAACAAGCAATAGGATATGTAGGACAATCCGGTGTACTTTATTTAAAAAGTGATACGTTACCGTCTTCTGTCTCTATAAAAATAAATGAAACCGGCAAAATAGAATGTGTAATTAGCCATTTAATTAATACGATGGATAAAAATCGTAATATCTGTCGATAA
- a CDS encoding fimbrial biogenesis chaperone, with product MKKLIIFIIALILPTSVFANVIINGTRVIYYEGVDSVNLQLTNNGDLASLIQSWIDDGDVDSTPEDANSPFYLYPPIVKIAGRQGQTLRIKNSNEGLKDNVEQVYFLNILDIPENAEALKGKSYLQLAMKTRIKVFYRPKGLMDDPARINEKITYQLNGNKVIVKNNSQYHFTIASISTEETPRITLVDSEMISPLSSRELPLINKLTSHSVVVIYVDDFGVYKSQNIKL from the coding sequence ATGAAAAAATTAATTATTTTTATTATTGCTTTGATATTACCAACGAGTGTATTTGCTAATGTTATTATTAACGGTACACGCGTTATTTATTATGAAGGCGTAGATAGTGTTAATCTTCAATTAACAAATAATGGTGATTTAGCTTCACTTATACAAAGTTGGATAGATGACGGTGATGTTGATTCAACGCCGGAAGATGCAAATTCTCCTTTTTATTTATACCCACCCATTGTAAAAATAGCGGGTAGACAGGGGCAAACATTAAGAATAAAGAATTCCAATGAAGGATTAAAAGATAATGTTGAACAAGTTTATTTTTTAAATATTCTTGATATCCCTGAAAATGCGGAAGCCTTAAAAGGAAAAAGTTATTTACAATTAGCGATGAAAACAAGAATTAAAGTTTTTTATCGACCGAAAGGGTTAATGGATGATCCAGCACGTATTAATGAAAAAATAACGTATCAATTGAATGGTAATAAAGTCATTGTTAAAAATAACTCACAGTATCATTTCACTATAGCCTCTATTTCTACAGAAGAAACTCCTCGTATTACGCTTGTTGATTCTGAAATGATCTCGCCTTTATCTTCTCGTGAGTTACCGCTAATCAATAAATTAACCAGTCATTCGGTTGTTGTTATTTATGTTGATGATTTTGGTGTTTATAAATCACAGAATATTAAACTCTAA
- a CDS encoding fimbrial protein gives MLKHKLPLSLLSVAILSTSAFAATNSAGGIISFSGAISDTTCTINGGNSADFSILLDPITVSDAGTTANAVITKNQKEFALTFSDCAPASTPTGSNLKIHFSSANSISTSGLYLVNDTANENDPTVAKNVGFSLSTTAAPTVAIPLNATFDTGIKGDKTAPDSDTLRLIASYYKTNATAAKTGPVHSNVIYTVSYL, from the coding sequence ATGCTTAAACATAAACTCCCACTGTCATTATTATCAGTGGCTATATTGTCGACGTCAGCATTTGCCGCAACTAACAGTGCCGGTGGAATTATTTCTTTCTCTGGTGCTATTAGTGATACCACTTGTACTATTAATGGGGGAAATAGCGCCGATTTCTCTATTTTATTAGATCCTATTACTGTATCTGATGCAGGAACAACGGCTAATGCCGTGATCACCAAAAATCAAAAAGAGTTTGCTTTAACATTCTCTGATTGTGCACCAGCATCAACACCCACTGGCAGTAATTTAAAAATACATTTTTCATCTGCAAATAGCATTTCAACAAGTGGGTTATATTTAGTGAATGATACCGCTAATGAAAATGATCCAACAGTTGCGAAAAATGTCGGCTTTAGCTTATCGACAACTGCTGCACCAACGGTTGCTATACCGTTAAATGCAACATTTGATACGGGTATCAAAGGCGATAAAACAGCGCCGGATTCAGATACACTACGTTTAATTGCGAGTTATTATAAAACTAATGCAACAGCGGCTAAAACAGGGCCTGTACACTCTAACGTTATTTATACTGTCTCTTATTTATAA
- the phoH gene encoding phosphate starvation-inducible protein PhoH, producing the protein MSRQKAATRSRRENKRTSRKEQRSGVHRDNVMILPGFGDIDTIGMAREKRDERVLSPRNEIQRQYMNAIKHQNLIFATGEAGCGKTFLSTAMAADALINKDIERIIVTRPVLQADEDLGFLPGDIAEKFAPYFRPVYDVLVKRLGASFLQYCLRPEIGKVEIAPFAYMRGRTFENAFVILDEAQNVTVNQMKLFLTRMGENVTVVVNGDITQCDLPSHINSGLADALIRFEENNQIGVIKFTQEDCVRSTLCQHVLAAYTN; encoded by the coding sequence ATGAGTAGACAAAAAGCAGCAACACGATCACGCCGAGAAAATAAACGCACTTCACGTAAAGAACAACGTAGTGGAGTACATAGAGATAATGTGATGATTTTACCGGGATTTGGGGATATTGATACTATTGGTATGGCGAGAGAGAAGCGTGATGAACGTGTACTTTCTCCGCGTAATGAAATACAGCGCCAATATATGAATGCCATTAAACATCAAAATCTTATTTTTGCTACAGGAGAAGCGGGGTGTGGTAAAACGTTTCTTAGTACCGCAATGGCAGCCGACGCACTAATTAATAAAGATATAGAGCGTATTATTGTGACACGTCCTGTTTTACAAGCTGATGAAGATTTAGGTTTTTTACCGGGTGATATTGCTGAGAAGTTCGCTCCTTATTTTCGTCCTGTTTATGATGTATTAGTGAAACGCTTAGGTGCTTCGTTTTTACAATATTGCTTACGACCCGAAATTGGTAAAGTTGAAATTGCTCCTTTTGCTTATATGCGTGGTCGTACATTTGAAAATGCTTTTGTTATTTTAGATGAAGCACAAAATGTTACCGTGAATCAAATGAAGTTATTTCTAACACGTATGGGCGAGAATGTTACCGTGGTTGTTAATGGTGATATAACCCAATGTGATTTACCTTCACATATAAATTCAGGATTAGCGGATGCCCTTATTCGATTTGAGGAAAATAATCAAATTGGCGTGATTAAATTTACACAAGAAGACTGTGTGCGTTCAACTTTATGTCAACATGTATTAGCAGCATATACTAATTGA
- a CDS encoding methyltransferase family protein, with product MNFLRLPFIYWLLLNLIPFISFELHSGSLKMGFFFYLGLLTITTSGIWLFYCLAFFIKQKTSPNPNHTPRQLVTSGPYKISRNPMYLGFLDISIGLFFIFGNWGFLGAAIAFYFITDRYTIVREEKILNELFPQAWQQYCRHVRRWM from the coding sequence ATGAATTTCTTGCGATTACCTTTTATTTATTGGTTACTACTTAACCTAATTCCATTTATTAGTTTTGAACTTCACTCAGGCTCTCTAAAAATGGGTTTCTTTTTTTATTTAGGTTTACTCACTATTACGACTTCTGGGATCTGGCTTTTTTATTGCCTCGCATTTTTTATTAAACAAAAAACATCTCCTAATCCCAATCACACACCTCGACAATTAGTGACAAGTGGCCCTTATAAAATTAGCCGTAATCCTATGTATCTCGGTTTTTTGGACATCAGTATTGGGCTATTTTTTATTTTTGGTAATTGGGGATTTTTAGGTGCAGCGATTGCGTTCTACTTTATTACTGATCGCTATACGATAGTACGTGAAGAGAAGATCTTAAATGAGTTATTTCCACAAGCGTGGCAACAATATTGCCGCCACGTTCGTCGTTGGATGTAA
- a CDS encoding endonuclease: protein MRKILHYTAIVLGLFIFTLNVQAQAPENFTKAKEIAKERIYYDQNQKSQGTIYCGCDWEWVGKSGGRVDLASCGYQVRTQQTRAARIEWEHIVPAWVFGHQRQCWQNGGRANCVKNDPVFGKIEADLHNLAPSIGEVNGDRSNFSFGQLPTQAPYQYGQCRSRVDFASRTFEPRNEVKGQVARVYFYLHDRYNLSMSRQQQQLLMAWDKSYPPTAWEKERDNRIARVVGYHNPFVTGEVKWQLGHKNSGAGLSATNNAPVTKVKTETPKQVSTSQSESIKGNINSKIYHFAHCSGYKTMSDKNAVFFKTENEAIKAGYRLANNCKQP, encoded by the coding sequence TTGAGAAAAATATTACACTATACCGCGATTGTATTGGGTTTATTTATTTTTACATTAAATGTTCAAGCACAAGCCCCAGAAAATTTTACAAAAGCAAAAGAGATAGCAAAAGAACGTATCTATTATGATCAAAATCAAAAATCACAAGGAACGATTTATTGTGGCTGCGATTGGGAATGGGTAGGGAAATCTGGTGGTCGTGTCGATTTAGCCAGTTGTGGCTATCAAGTAAGAACACAACAAACAAGAGCTGCACGTATTGAGTGGGAACATATTGTTCCTGCATGGGTGTTTGGGCATCAGCGTCAATGTTGGCAAAATGGTGGTCGAGCTAATTGTGTGAAAAACGATCCTGTGTTTGGCAAGATCGAAGCCGATTTACACAATTTAGCACCGTCTATTGGTGAAGTTAATGGTGATCGTAGTAATTTCAGCTTTGGGCAATTACCTACTCAAGCACCTTACCAATATGGTCAATGTCGTAGCCGTGTTGATTTTGCCTCACGTACTTTTGAGCCTCGTAATGAAGTAAAAGGTCAAGTAGCAAGGGTCTATTTCTATTTACATGATCGCTATAACCTCTCAATGTCACGTCAGCAACAACAATTATTAATGGCTTGGGATAAGTCTTATCCGCCAACGGCATGGGAAAAAGAGCGTGATAATCGTATTGCTCGTGTCGTTGGATATCATAATCCTTTTGTGACGGGAGAAGTGAAATGGCAATTAGGGCATAAAAATAGTGGTGCCGGATTATCTGCAACAAATAATGCACCAGTCACTAAAGTTAAAACTGAGACACCGAAACAAGTAAGTACATCACAATCTGAAAGTATTAAGGGTAATATAAATAGTAAAATTTATCATTTTGCCCATTGCTCTGGCTATAAAACCATGTCAGATAAAAATGCTGTCTTCTTTAAAACAGAAAATGAGGCGATTAAGGCTGGTTATCGTTTAGCAAATAATTGCAAACAGCCTTAA
- a CDS encoding threonine/serine exporter, translating into MGIITIILTLIEDMILAAIPAVGFAMVFNVPLRALKYCALLGAIGHGSRTVLIMSGMNIEWASFCAAILVGCIGIQWSRWWLAHPKVFTVAAVIPMFPGINAYIAMISVVKLTQIGYSEEIFEALVTNFLKASFIVGALSIGLSLPGLWLYRKRPSV; encoded by the coding sequence TTGGGCATAATAACGATTATTCTTACCCTTATTGAAGATATGATTTTAGCCGCCATTCCTGCAGTGGGTTTCGCAATGGTATTTAATGTGCCTTTACGTGCTTTAAAATATTGTGCGTTATTAGGGGCAATAGGGCATGGCTCACGTACTGTGCTGATTATGAGTGGAATGAATATTGAATGGGCAAGTTTCTGTGCCGCAATTTTAGTCGGTTGCATTGGTATTCAATGGTCACGCTGGTGGCTTGCTCATCCTAAAGTTTTCACTGTCGCGGCTGTTATTCCAATGTTCCCTGGAATTAATGCCTATATCGCGATGATCTCTGTGGTGAAATTAACACAAATCGGTTATAGCGAGGAGATTTTTGAAGCTTTAGTTACTAATTTCCTTAAAGCTTCATTTATTGTCGGTGCGCTCTCTATCGGGCTATCCTTGCCGGGATTATGGTTATATCGTAAGCGTCCGAGTGTATAA
- a CDS encoding threonine/serine ThrE exporter family protein produces MDNEIMADCTAISQDKQREITKLCIQTALLLLQHGAESMLVEQLSTRLGLALGVHQVESAISANAVVLTTIVNGHCQTSTRKIVDRGINMHVVTEVQHIVILVEHHLADIHEARKRFEHIKPLRYPRWVIIFMIALSCGCFSKLNGGNWDGFLVSAIGGGLGMFVRQVLTHRQMNPLINFCITAFVATSVSGLLLKLSYFQTTATISMAASVLLLVPGFPLINAVADMFKGHVNTGLARWAMATMLTLATCLGVILAMAVWELRDWA; encoded by the coding sequence ATGGATAATGAGATAATGGCGGACTGCACTGCCATTTCACAAGATAAACAGCGTGAAATTACCAAGTTATGTATTCAAACTGCGTTATTGCTATTGCAGCATGGCGCAGAAAGCATGCTGGTTGAACAGCTTTCAACCCGTTTAGGTTTAGCTTTAGGTGTACATCAAGTCGAAAGTGCAATTTCTGCTAATGCAGTTGTATTAACGACGATAGTCAATGGACATTGCCAGACATCAACACGAAAGATAGTTGATCGTGGCATTAATATGCATGTAGTGACAGAGGTTCAGCATATTGTTATTTTGGTTGAACATCATCTTGCAGATATTCATGAAGCAAGAAAACGCTTTGAGCATATAAAGCCATTACGCTATCCACGTTGGGTGATTATTTTTATGATTGCCTTATCTTGTGGTTGTTTTTCTAAATTAAATGGTGGCAATTGGGATGGTTTTTTAGTTTCGGCTATTGGTGGTGGCCTTGGTATGTTTGTACGCCAAGTATTAACGCATCGTCAAATGAATCCACTAATTAATTTTTGTATTACTGCTTTTGTTGCCACATCTGTTTCAGGTTTATTATTAAAGCTCTCTTATTTTCAAACAACTGCAACTATTTCAATGGCTGCCAGTGTTTTATTATTGGTTCCCGGATTTCCTTTAATTAATGCTGTTGCTGATATGTTTAAAGGCCATGTTAATACGGGGTTAGCGCGTTGGGCAATGGCAACAATGTTAACATTGGCAACCTGTTTAGGGGTTATTTTAGCCATGGCAGTATGGGAGTTAAGAGATTGGGCATAA
- a CDS encoding universal stress protein — protein MYKTILVPVDISEDELTKKALQHAVYIAKLEGAKLHLFHAIPDISRFSISYSYHYDMLSSFANKALERVQEQLQELANSIDLPNERVEYSAVFGSARDKVLELAEKINADLIVIGSRRPSISTHLLGSNASGIVAYAKQSVLVVR, from the coding sequence ATGTACAAAACAATTCTAGTACCTGTTGATATTTCAGAAGATGAGTTAACGAAAAAAGCCTTACAACACGCTGTTTATATTGCCAAACTAGAAGGTGCGAAACTGCATCTTTTCCATGCTATTCCTGATATTTCACGTTTTTCTATTAGTTATAGCTATCACTATGACATGTTAAGTTCTTTTGCCAACAAAGCGCTTGAACGTGTACAAGAACAACTGCAAGAATTAGCTAATAGTATCGATTTGCCTAATGAACGAGTTGAGTATTCAGCCGTATTTGGCTCTGCAAGAGATAAAGTTTTAGAGCTAGCTGAAAAAATTAATGCTGATTTGATTGTGATTGGTTCACGTCGTCCAAGTATTTCAACTCACTTATTAGGTTCAAATGCGTCAGGTATCGTTGCTTATGCGAAGCAATCTGTTTTAGTTGTCCGCTAA
- a CDS encoding universal stress protein, whose product MYKTILVPIDIVEEELTSKAVRHAVYLAKETGANLHLIHVLPISSAIINAYSLGYPEIKDKATVKAENDMQMLVDSVDLPAEKVAYTVTFGSPRDEILVTAKDIQADLIVIGSRRPNISTHLLGSTAAGVVRYAEISVLVVR is encoded by the coding sequence ATGTATAAAACGATTTTAGTACCTATTGATATTGTAGAAGAAGAGTTAACCAGTAAAGCAGTACGACATGCTGTGTATTTAGCAAAAGAAACGGGAGCTAACTTACATTTAATTCATGTTCTTCCTATCTCTTCGGCAATCATTAATGCTTATTCACTGGGTTATCCAGAAATTAAAGATAAAGCGACAGTGAAAGCAGAAAATGATATGCAAATGTTGGTAGATTCGGTGGATTTACCAGCTGAAAAGGTCGCTTATACGGTTACTTTTGGCTCACCTCGTGATGAGATTTTAGTTACAGCAAAAGATATTCAAGCCGACTTAATTGTCATTGGCTCACGCAGACCTAATATTAGCACTCATTTATTAGGCTCTACCGCAGCGGGCGTAGTTCGCTACGCGGAAATTTCAGTATTAGTTGTTCGTTAA
- a CDS encoding NAD(P)H-hydrate dehydratase, with amino-acid sequence MKKEQLLYAITHYPALYQRKTGNTHKGTFGTIGIIGSAEGMSGAIVLAGKSALKAGCGKVFLGFAQLQLPLPFIDSAPELMLKTAFELVDRQDISAWAIGCGLGVSANSENILLNVLAQRDENQPYVFDADALVLMAKLKSKISLNQHCVLTPHPKEASILLNCTLSDVQNNREQAAKEVAKLYHCWAILKGENTVITSPTGEILINRTGNSGLSTAGSGDVLTGIMGSFLAQGMVMSEAVKSAVWIHGIAADILVEKGIGPIGLTASELIDTVRDVRNQIWVQTQQHNADYFE; translated from the coding sequence ATGAAAAAAGAGCAGTTATTATATGCAATAACACATTATCCTGCACTTTATCAGCGTAAAACAGGAAATACACATAAAGGTACATTTGGAACAATTGGTATTATTGGTAGTGCTGAAGGAATGAGTGGTGCCATTGTGTTGGCTGGTAAAAGTGCATTAAAAGCGGGCTGTGGAAAAGTTTTTCTTGGTTTCGCACAATTACAACTTCCTCTTCCTTTTATTGATAGCGCACCAGAGCTCATGCTAAAAACAGCGTTTGAGTTAGTCGATAGGCAAGATATTTCTGCTTGGGCTATTGGTTGTGGGTTGGGGGTGTCGGCAAATTCTGAAAATATTTTATTAAATGTATTAGCCCAACGTGATGAAAACCAACCTTATGTTTTTGATGCGGATGCGCTAGTGTTGATGGCAAAATTAAAATCAAAAATCTCACTTAATCAACATTGTGTATTAACGCCACATCCCAAAGAAGCCTCTATTTTACTTAATTGTACATTGAGTGATGTTCAAAATAACCGAGAACAAGCCGCTAAAGAAGTGGCAAAACTTTACCACTGTTGGGCAATACTCAAAGGGGAAAATACAGTTATTACTTCTCCTACAGGTGAGATCCTAATTAACAGAACAGGCAACAGTGGATTATCAACAGCAGGAAGTGGGGATGTATTAACCGGTATCATGGGGAGTTTTTTAGCGCAAGGAATGGTAATGTCTGAAGCGGTTAAAAGCGCGGTTTGGATACATGGTATTGCTGCTGATATTTTAGTTGAAAAAGGTATTGGACCAATAGGATTAACCGCTTCAGAATTGATTGATACTGTTCGCGATGTTCGTAATCAAATATGGGTGCAAACACAACAACATAATGCCGATTATTTTGAATAA
- a CDS encoding DUF2594 family protein, with the protein MNEKFKTQADVETLAEEVACLKTLVTYMLKALGQADAGRIILNIERAIAEVDDEKQAETFRNTISQIKTVYRQ; encoded by the coding sequence ATGAACGAAAAATTTAAAACACAAGCAGATGTTGAAACATTGGCAGAAGAAGTGGCTTGTTTAAAAACCCTGGTCACTTATATGTTAAAAGCATTAGGCCAAGCAGATGCAGGTCGTATTATTTTAAATATTGAACGCGCGATTGCAGAAGTTGATGACGAAAAACAAGCAGAGACATTCCGTAATACTATTAGCCAAATTAAAACTGTTTATCGCCAGTAA
- the hemB gene encoding porphobilinogen synthase, producing MSNEQSIQRLRRLRQSENLRALFQETTLTKNDLALPIFVEEGLDDYQPIKSMPGVVRIPEKRLAYEIERIAKAGIKTVMTFGVSHHLDETGSDAWKSDGLVSRMSRICKDAVPEMIVMSDTCFCEYTSHGHCGVLHGEHVDNDETIYNLGLQAVAAAQAGADFIAPSAAMDGQVAAIRAALDKAGFGDTGIVSYSTKFASALYGPFRDAAGSRLIGDRKTYQMNPMNRREAIRESLIDEQEGADMLMVKPAGAYLDIIRDVRERTLLPLAAYQISGEYAQIKFAALAGAIDEDRVVMETLGSIKRAGADLILSYFALDLAERNLL from the coding sequence GTGAGCAACGAACAATCCATCCAGCGTTTAAGAAGACTACGCCAGTCAGAAAACCTGCGCGCGCTCTTTCAGGAAACAACCTTAACTAAAAATGATCTCGCTCTGCCTATTTTTGTTGAAGAAGGGCTTGATGATTATCAGCCTATTAAAAGTATGCCGGGTGTGGTTCGTATTCCTGAAAAGCGTCTTGCTTACGAAATTGAACGTATTGCCAAAGCTGGCATTAAAACTGTTATGACTTTTGGGGTATCCCATCATCTTGATGAAACTGGAAGTGATGCTTGGAAAAGTGATGGCTTAGTTTCTCGCATGTCTCGTATTTGTAAAGATGCAGTACCAGAAATGATTGTGATGTCTGATACTTGTTTTTGTGAATACACTTCACATGGTCACTGTGGCGTTTTACATGGTGAACATGTTGATAATGATGAAACTATCTATAATTTAGGTCTTCAAGCTGTTGCTGCAGCACAAGCTGGTGCAGATTTTATCGCGCCATCCGCAGCAATGGATGGTCAAGTCGCCGCCATTCGCGCAGCTCTTGATAAAGCAGGATTTGGTGATACAGGCATTGTCTCTTATTCAACTAAATTCGCTTCAGCCTTATATGGTCCGTTCCGTGATGCAGCGGGCTCACGCTTAATTGGTGATCGCAAAACTTATCAAATGAATCCAATGAACCGCCGTGAAGCGATCCGTGAATCATTAATTGATGAGCAAGAAGGCGCTGATATGCTGATGGTAAAACCCGCAGGCGCTTATTTAGATATTATTCGCGATGTGCGTGAACGTACGTTATTGCCTTTAGCGGCTTATCAGATCAGTGGTGAATATGCCCAAATTAAATTTGCGGCATTAGCTGGTGCAATCGATGAAGATCGTGTGGTCATGGAAACTTTAGGCTCAATTAAACGTGCAGGAGCAGATTTAATTCTATCTTACTTTGCACTTGATTTAGCTGAAAGAAACCTACTTTAA